The Brachypodium distachyon strain Bd21 chromosome 4, Brachypodium_distachyon_v3.0, whole genome shotgun sequence nucleotide sequence AAAAACGACGAACCAAACGGCCCTAACTATTTCTGCAACGTACAATAATGGCATGCATGTGACGAGAGAGTGATGTAACATCCACCCGTGTGCACTTCTAGCAGTATCGTGTACTCCGTAGCTTTTACATTTGGTGCTTCCACAGGGGCTGGAACGCGATTTTTCTGTATCAAGGTCGTCGTGACACGGGACCGCGCACGTCGGGCGAAGCCGGGGAGGCAAAGGAAAGCGAGGAGGAGATATACGCGGTGACGTGTAAGCGAAGGCGAAGCCACACGGTGATGTGGAGATAAGGTTTCGGTTCTCCTTGTCACTGACAGGTGTGGTCATCGACGTCGGCACAGTTCTCGGGCCCAGCTGTCGGTGAGTGTTACCAGATTGGGTTGAGAGATGGTCCTAGCTAGTGCGTCACGTCCCGTTTGGAGACTTTTCGTTGCACGCTTTCTGATgcggagagaggaggagatgagGATGGTGACGCGGGAACGGGATTCCGTTCCGTTCCGTTGCATGCAGATCGCACATATATTATTGTTAAGTAGAGTTTGTGCACTGCTCCACGTAGTTCCCACGCCCGGTGTCCGCATTTCGAACGTGCAGATCGGTTTTCATACCACACTTGTTAGCTGATAAAACGTGGTTGAATATGGTTAGGTTCATTCCGATCGAATCTAAAGAACTGAGAGTGGATGCGAGCATTTTTAATGCAACCCAAAAGGTTGGTTGGCGATGCGAAATTGTGGAGCGTTTACTGTTTTCTCGGACGCCGTagtatcaatttttttattttttgtgaatCCACCCGTACCTCTAGATGATCTCTTGGTTCCATATCCATCCATCTACTCGTCGTATTTGTATTTTGTACTTGTATATACTGGACATGGCCCATCACGTGCATCTTGGATGGATACGGCGAGAACAAGCCACGATTCACAAgggaacaaaaaaagaagagacgtgttttttttttgtgaggggaaaaagaagagacgTGCTGGACCAAATTGATACTACGTGCGAAAATGGGCCGTATTCATTCCAGGCCTCTATTTCCCCCTGTGTAGGCCAGGCTCGGCCCAGTAGCCGTGGTTAATACAGCCGCGAAACCGCCCTCTCTTTCCACGCAAAGTCCCACTCGCAGGTCGCAGCTAGGGTTTTTCGCTTGCGCCGCCACGCACGATCCAGATCCCTACCTCACAGCCACCCCCCAAACCCTACTCCCCCAGTTTGCGGCGGCGCCCAGCGGCGGAGAGaagcagccggcggcgagatgAGGCCGATCCTGATGAAAGGGCACGAGCGCCCGCTCACGTTCCTCAAGTACAACCGTGACGGCGACCTGCTCTTCTCCTGCGCCAAGGACCACGCCCCCAACGTCTGGTACGCCGACAACGGCGAGCGCCTCGGCACCTACAAGGGCCACAACGGCGCCGTCTGGTCCTGCGACGTCTCGCGCCACTCCACACGCCTCCTCACGGGGAGCGCCGACCAGACTGCCAAGCTCTGGGACGTCAAGACAGGGAAGGAGCTATTCACCTTCCGGTTCGACGCACCCGCCCGCTCCGTCGACTTCGCCATCGGCGACCGCCTCGCCGTCATCACCACCGACAGCTTCATGGGCAACCAACCCACCGCCCAGGTCAAGCGCATCGCCGAGGACATCGAAGACCGTACGGTTTCATTGCTCCCTACTCGTCATCTGTTCGTTTGGAAGTGTCAGGATGTCATGTGAGTTTTGATGTGTAtgcgtgtgtgtgttcttggtTTCCAGAGACGGAGGACTCGGCTCTCGTGATCTCCGGCATCACGGGGAGGATCAACAGGGCCGTTTGGGGGCCGGGCAACCGGACCATCATCACCGCTGGGGAGGATGCCACCATCCGCATCTGGGACTCTGAGGTTAGCACACCTATGATTGCACATTGTTCTGTCAGTTCAGCTGACCACTGTTATACTAGCCTATCAAGGTGCAATTTGCTTGTTGATATGGAACTCTAGAACAATTGTTCAATGGTGAAAAATGTTGCTGGATATGATCCAAAAATCATTACTTGTTATATTTCACACATGATCCCAATTACCTTTTGTTACGTGGTCTGATTTCCTAAGTTTCTCATTGCCAATAGTATCTTGAATTAATACAAATGATACTATCTACAAAGCTCTCCACAATATTCTTTGGAGACTGCTGGCCAGGATGTAGTTATTCATTTCAATTCAATGCTTCATGTTCTTCCactagaaagaaagaaggaactGAAAGGATATCCCCTGCAAACTTCAAACGAAGCTAACTATACGCAGTGTATTCAGCTTGTCGTTGTCACTTTACATCTCTGCTGTCTATGTTGGCCAtttaattcaatgaataaaTTCATGTTCCATTCACATTTTGTTTATCACACAATGCATTTAACACCTATTTTGTTTATGCTTGTAGACTGGAAAACTGCTGAATGAGTCAGACAAGGAAGTTGGACATCAGAAGGCAATTAGTTCACTGTCAAAATCTTTAGATTGGTCTCATTTCCTTACAGGTTCCTTGGATAAGTCTGCTAAGGTGACATTCTTTTCTTATGGAATTGCTGCGGTAATAGCATGCCAAGCTCTATCTTGTGATTGTATGGAATTTTCTAACATGTGTTATGTGGCTAGCTATGGGATGCAAGAACTCTGACCCTGATCAAGACATATGTCACAGAGCGACCTGTTAATGCTGTTGACATATCTCCTACTCTTGATCATGTATGCTCCTTTACCAGTCTCTTTTCATATCTATGCCAATGTTCATAAGTTGGTGTGAGCACATGATTATCTTCTTTGTCTTTTTACGAGCTAAAAACATGTGTCCTGTGTGCAATTATGAAGTTTGGAATGACTATGATTTTATCATTTTATGTCATAGTGTACTTTGCAATCTGCCCTCTGTAATGCTTGAAGTTGGATGGGATCCTCTGCACGTATGTGCTATGGTCTCGTGTGCgacattttttctttcctgcCTGCCGGTTTTTTCTCAGTTCCAAACCTTTATTTCTTTCTGTCATTAgtgagtactttttttttaacaatggTAAACAACAATTCTTTTGTATGTATGTAATCTTGCACATAAGTTTCTAACTAGAAGCTTTGTATCCTCTACTATGGATTTTCATTTGTCTACGGGTTAAGGCTATGGTACTTAATGATGAGGACGTGCTGTCTGCTGCATGAAACATGTACTGATACTAACACTAGGGCAAATATTTCTTACTCCGTACTACATTTTAAACACTTCTTAGTTatatgttgtgtttattgctTATCTGATGCATGAATGTTGGTGAACTAGGTAGTACAACAACCATCATTATGGTGGATATAGTTAATTGTAGTCAACTCATTTGTATTCGACTTTCTAAActcatttctttttctgataGGTGGTTATTGGAGGTGGACAAGATGCTATGAACGTGACTATGACAGACCGCCGTGCCGGTAAATTTGAAGCTAAATTTTTCCACAAGGTGAAATATGCCTATGCCTCTTAAGCTTTTTTATGGGAAGTTACATTGTGCATGCATATTATATTCTGAGTTGTTGTAACAAAAATTGCTATTTCTTTTAGATCTTACAAGAGGAAATTGGTGGTGTGAAAGGACATTTTGGACCAATCAATGCATTGGCATTTAATCCTGATGGTCGGAGGTATGTTCTGATTCTaatggtgtgtgtgtgtattatATCATATGTTTACATATTCTTACTGTGCGCTTTTAGTCCTGGATATGCCTCTGTTTCACTGCCTGTGATCTGCTTAATGATTTAGCCATGCAGATTCATGGCAATATACGCTATTCTGAGTCACTAGGATGCCATTAAACATTATGAGAGCAGATCTTGATATTGCATTTTACTATGGTTTAAGTATAcccatttatttttttcaatatGTAGCTCAGTGATTGGAGCCAATTATTGGCAATATACGCTATACTGACCTTATTTGATGAGAAGTTGGATATGAGAGCTACATGTGAAGTAATACTAGGTCACCATTTTATTGTCTTCCTTCTTAAGTCTTGGCCCATCTTCTCTATTGAATTTTATTGAGGCATTAGGTTTTTGTAAAACATCACTGATCTTTTTCATCTCTTAACTGACTTGTTGTCTCTTTTGTGTTCTGATGCCTTATCTTTCTACCTTTTATCTTGTTAAATTGCTGtctcttttgtcatgtttgttaaTAATTAGCTCAGTGATTAGAGCCAATTATTGGCAATATACGCTATACTGACCCTGTTTGATGAAAAGTTCGATATGAGAGCTATATGTGAAGTAATACTTGGTCACCATTTTATCGTCTTCTTAAGTCTTGGCACATCCTCTGTATCTTGAATTTTATTCAGGCATGTACCTTCATAACACATGGTTGATCTTTTTCATCTCTTTACTAATATGTTGTCTCCTTTGTGTTTTGATGCCTTCTCTTTCTACATTTTATCTTGTTTAATTCTCCTCTTTTGTCACGTTTGTTGATATTTAGCTCAGTGATTAGAGCCAATTATTGGCAATATACGCTATACTGAGAACTTATTTGATGAGAAGTTGGATATGAGAGCTACATGTGAAGTAATCCTGAGTCAccattttattattttcaatCGCAAGTCTTAGCCCATCCTCTCGATCTTGAATTCTGTTCAGACTCTGACTTTTGGATTTTTTGTAATGGATCACTCAATTTTTTCATCACCTTGCAGCATGTGTTCTCATTATTGTTTTCTTGCACCTTTTCTTTCTAACTTGTATTTTGTTTGCCGTCTCTTTGATCATGTTTGTTAAGATGTTACTCAGTGATTAGAGCCAATTACATTGGCAATATACGACACGGACCTTATTTGGTTGAAAAGTTCGATAGGAGAGTTTTATTGTATTCTTCATGTATCTGATGGCTTTGGTAGTCAGTGATTTCAACCAATTACCCATGGGTTATATATGCAATTCTGAATGTGttgttgaaaaataaaatctaccAAAGCCTCCAATCCTTGTGTTGTGATAAATTTCTAAATTTCTTTGTTGATGTCAAACTTGGGTTCTTTCCAAATGCTTGCAAGGCGTTTCAGCTCCTGAACTTCCATTCTTCATCTCATGCCTTTTATGAATACCAGTTTTGACGACCCTTGTTTTTCCATGTATTGTTCACAGCTTTTCAAGTGGAGGTGAGGATGGATATGTAAGGCTACACCATTTTGATCCTGACTACTTCAACATCAAGATGTAAGCCTGTGAATTTCTCAGAGGTAAGACTGTTTTCTGTTCTTGATCAATCGCGGTATCATCTTATGTCTTGTTACGAAATCTCTTTAGCTTCAATGCCTTCGCTTACAAGGTTGTTTCTGAACCTGTTTTCCAGTCTGCAGTTGAGAGAGACCTTCTCCCCCTTCACCTGGAGAGAAGaacatagttttttttgtattgTTTTTGTCTCAGTTTATGTAAGAACTTAACTTAGCTGTATGGTCTACAATGTAATTGCGCCTTTTTTACAATTGGCAATGAAGATCCCCTACTGCTTAAATTCTCTTGTGTTCCTGTTCCATTCGGTGCTGTCGTTCACATAAGAGATTTCAACCATATGTCCTTTATTCGTTGGTTTGCTTTTCACGAACAAGTTAATCCCGAGCGTAAGCATATAGCCTCTACTGTTTTACACCATTTCTTAATGGTAAACAGGAAATCTCCTTGGAGAACTTGCTGTAGCTGTTTCCACATCGCATCACCCATTTGTAACAGATACATTGGTTAAACCAAGGGGGAGGAAGCTGGAGCTGCAGGAACGGTGCAGCACCACTGCACCATGACAGATGACACCACCCGCTGGAAAGCTGCAgtggcggggggggggggggtggggggggtggggggatgTGCTGAAGCACTGCTCTGCATCAAAGTATGACCTTGTGTAAGAGAACTGCTGTTAAACTagatgcaacatttttttgttgttgaccAATTAAACTAGAGGCAGCATAGTGCTAGCTACCTGGATTCCTTTGCGTTGTCATGGTGGCTGGACGCTAGCTGTCACTCTTCCTCTTCAATTTCGCTGTGACGACTTGTGCTGGCCCTCGCTACAACCTCTTCTTCAACTGCCTGGACATACTCCTCCTGGTCTTCGATGCCGTTAATGAAGAGGTGGATCGGCATACGATGCTCGGCGACTCCTTTCCTCACTGCGTCGACTGTCATCTTCACGCTGGGGCTGTTTGTGTAATTTGGATGGTAACGGATGGCAACATCTGACAGGAGCCTGAGGTTGCTGATACCTGAAGGCACGCTCTCTCGACTTGGTGGGCTTCCAGCAATTTTCAGTTCAAGATATGTGAGCGATGGCATAGCTCCTTTGCTAAAATTAAGCCATGGAACACGGCAGGTGAAGGACAATCTGTCAAGCTTCGCGAACCCCTCCCCGTCAATCACTATCTCTACCTCTGGAATGAAGTGCAGGCCTAGCACAAGACACTCCAATTCGGGCAAGTTGGCCAGGATACCAAGATCACCAGGCAGTAGCGTGCAGACCGTGATTTCTATGAAGGTCAGTCTGTCGAGACGATGGCACCATTGGGGTAGCCTGGTAAATCTTCCACCTGTCAGCTTAAATTTCTGGAGATTATAAGGCAGATAGTCTAAGAAGTCCATGTAACAGCCGAGTCCACAGTGAATTGTCAGAGACTCGAGCTTTTTCCATTCGTGCACGGACGAACGTAGAGCTTGCTGGAATCTCCCGTCGGTGCACTGATGAAAAGACCATCTTACTGCCAACACTTCCAGCGTGCTGATTCGACCAATATCTTCGACAAGGCTTGCAGAGCGTTTGCTTAAATCAACAGTTGCTAGTGTGCTTAGTGATTCGAGACGTCCCAATGGTCCCATCTCTTCCGGTATTACTATTGCTGCTTCGTAGTGATTTACTCCGTCGCCACCAACGAGCAGATGGTTCAGCGAATGGATCTTCCAAATTTGCTCTGGCAGCTGACTTGTGTGCTTCTTAGATCCAGCTTGCACAACTCTTTTAGCTCACAAACTTGCGACGGGAGCTCACTTATCTGTGTGTGACTTACATCCAGCGTACGAAGGTGTCGCAGCTCCTTGATCTCAGGTGGGAGTTTGGTGACCCCCGTGGTTTTCCTCAGGATCAGATGCTGGAGGAAGAACATTTTGCATATCAGCAACATGTCTTTGTCCTTGAAGCACTGCCAACCTTCAAGGTCTAGCGACAACAAATGACTAAACTTGTCAAGAGGGATTCCGTCCACTTTACCAGAGATAGCCAGTGCACGGGTGTGCGATAAATCCATTTTCCGCAGCTGCGCTGGGAGCACCGGATCAGGCTGGTGGAGGGACAGACGCCGTAATGTCTCCCTTCCTTGTGTTCCTTCCGAGGTGAGCGTGCCACTGGTAAAAGACAGTCCTTTCTCAGCTGCTTTGGAGGCAAGGAACTGTTGCATGAAATAATTGACTTGCCAATGGCAGTTCTCCTCCACGACATGATTACATTTGTTGGTTGATACTCTGGTGATGACATTCCTGTTGGTGAGCATGGAAAAACACTCCTCTGCTTTTTCCAGACGTTCATCCAAAACGGAGAGATGGTCATCAACTTTTGGAATAAATAGCCCATGATCGATCCATCTCCTTATAAGACCATCCTTGTCAAACATATAACCTACAGGAAACATATTCATGTGTAACAACAAGAATTTCGACAGACAGGGAAGATCATCATAGGTTGGAGATACACTTGGTTCGAATTGTTTCAGCAATTGAGGGATATATTCTGGACTATTGATAGAGATGTGATGCACCTCCTGTTGTCGCTCTCGCAACCAGTCAGCCATACCAGTTATGAACAACGGTATACCTCCAGATCTCCTCAAAATTTCATCACATACCTGCTTCCAATTTTCTGGTGGGCAACCATCCTCGAAGCCAAAGGCTTTTTTTGCAAAGAAGCTGTTCTGAATCTACCTCATTCAGAGGCTTAACCTCGTACACAAGACCATCTGAACAATACGAGCAACACTGCTGAGCTAGGCTTCTGATCTGTGTTGTGATCACTATCGGACTGCCCGAACTATTACGAGGAAAAGCCTCCTTGAGAATATCCTAATCCAATTCTTTCCATATGTCATCAATTACAACAAGGTACCTGTTAGCGAAGAATAAAAAAGCAGATAAGTAAACATACTCTCGAAACTGcatatgatttttatttttttgcgggCAATCGAAACTGCATATGATGATCACCAGATTACTCGATATGGATACAAAGTGCAGACTGGCCAGCCAAAAACCGGAGTCTGGTTTATAAAGGGCAAAAATCACATAAAACCAATGGTGTTGTCCCACCAATCTCTTACACTCTAATTCCCCctttgtactctctccgtcacatattaagtgattttttaGAACATGTATCTTTGATTAATATGTGACGAGGGAGTATAAGACAGCATGAAGATTAGTTGAATAAGGAGTCAGGGAGGCAATATAACAAATCATCGGAATGGTGTACACCCTATTCTTCAGAACTAACGTCATCACACGACGTAGGCAAGGTCGGCCTACTGTGCCCTTCACTCTACTACAGAACTCGTCATTCCTGCACGAACACCACTAATGCACACAGACAAAGCGTTAGCCATAACAGTCACCGCTCACGAGCCATATGCGGCGGCAGTGGTGGAGTCGTATTTCGGCGCGGTGGAGATCTTCCggcagtggcggtggtggagtCGGAGTTCGCCGCGGTGGTGGAAACCGGCCCTGGCATCCTTTACGACCATGCTTGACACGAACATGTTCTggcggcgatggtggtggAGTCAGTGGTGAAAGACTGGCGTCGGCCTTTACGACCACGCTTCACACCAGACCGGTGCCgcgtcatcttcctcatctcTGCACGAATGTACTCATCTTCCCATGACGTGGATCCCGTTCTCATTCTCTTCGAAATTGGGCTTTCTTTGTCGAGCTCCCTCTGATCCGCCTCGATGGAGGAGCACTCGTAGGAGTTACCCGACCATGTTGCCATATCTTTGGTACAGGATGCACAAGAATGATCTCATGGAATATATGGGCATAGAGTTGCGTGTGAACACGAAACAATATGGAAACCCAAATGGCGCGCGTGAACAGTGTATATTCAAACACGAAATAGAAAACCTCTCACGATTCTTACTCCTAAAACGTAAGAAGTGACAAGCACATTACTGACGTTTACTCGCAAGAACCGTCAGAGAACCGTGTCCCAGGTGTATCAAGTGGGCCCATAACTCTCTGACCCTTCATGCGGAAAAAGCGTCAGAAGGGATGCATTGGAATCTATAAGGTTTCACGGGCGCCACACAAATACGAATCGTGTTCACCGTGTTCACATTTTAATGGGGTagaggaggaggtgcagaGCTATGGCGAAGCCTCTTTATCCGGTCCATCGCCTCCTCAGTTCCATCCCCACCCATGCCTCGGCTATAAGAGCCGCCGGATGGAG carries:
- the LOC112268639 gene encoding uncharacterized protein LOC112268639 — its product is MNMFPVGYMFDKDGLIRRWIDHGLFIPKVDDHLSVLDERLEKAEECFSMLTNRNVITRVSTNKCNHVVEENCHWQVNYFMQQFLASKAAEKGLSFTSGTLTSEGTQGRETLRRLSLHQPDPVLPAQLRKMDLSHTRALAISGKVDGIPLDKFSHLLSLDLEGWQCFKDKDMLLICKMFFLQHLILRKTTGVTKLPPEIKELRHLRTLDKFKLTGGRFTRLPQWCHRLDRLTFIEITVCTLLPGDLGILANLPELECLVLGLHFIPEVEIVIDGEGFAKLDRLSFTCRVPWLNFSKGAMPSLTYLELKIAGSPPSRESVPSGISNLRLLSDVAIRYHPNYTNSPSVKMTVDAVRKGVAEHRMPIHLFINGIEDQEEYVQAVEEEVVARASTSRHSEIEEEE
- the LOC100841470 gene encoding eukaryotic translation initiation factor 3 subunit I; amino-acid sequence: MRPILMKGHERPLTFLKYNRDGDLLFSCAKDHAPNVWYADNGERLGTYKGHNGAVWSCDVSRHSTRLLTGSADQTAKLWDVKTGKELFTFRFDAPARSVDFAIGDRLAVITTDSFMGNQPTAQVKRIAEDIEDQTEDSALVISGITGRINRAVWGPGNRTIITAGEDATIRIWDSETGKLLNESDKEVGHQKAISSLSKSLDWSHFLTGSLDKSAKLWDARTLTLIKTYVTERPVNAVDISPTLDHVVIGGGQDAMNVTMTDRRAGKFEAKFFHKILQEEIGGVKGHFGPINALAFNPDGRSFSSGGEDGYVRLHHFDPDYFNIKM